The Novipirellula caenicola genome includes a region encoding these proteins:
- a CDS encoding HlyD family efflux transporter periplasmic adaptor subunit, translating to MAGFLVFLVVAGTAGWFVYNYLAKRAEGISTKDLITAPVTVAPFDHIVLEQGEIESSSNIEVTCQVESRGNNSGTAILWVIDEGTRVSKGDKLVELDASQLELTLKESRIQVITAAANVATAKALVEQATIARQEYLEGVFKTEERAILSEKAIAEQELRKNQLALQSSERLVAKGLVKSLQLDADKYAVANARNQLQAAEGRLRVLRELTQRKMLVQFDSDIEAAKAQLAAAESGLAEEEQELADVKKQIENCVIVAPSDGVVVHANRYSSRGGNAEFVVEAGATVRERQAIIRLPDPSQMQVKCKINESRITLIQAGMPAKIAVESVAGLQLKGAVVKVNRYAEPGSFFSSSIKEYATWVEIINPPDNIRTGMTAEVQIFVEQIPDAMQIPIQGLYEHGGKMYSLVKTGPQSFETREVTIRATNDTMACIDEGLEEGETVVLNLRSYLTLMDLPELEQTDNSDMREIAAERALDSARSAEPMDATEDGPSGPMDGPPRGRGPGGMGPGGKGPGGKGPGNQGPDNQGPGNQEFRNPRPGGGSSAEGGRPDPATIANTRIQQSDTDGDGKLSKDEIAAVEDERRRESLVEADSDGDGMVTESELTAAMEKRMSQGGGGPR from the coding sequence ATGGCTGGATTTCTCGTGTTTTTGGTAGTCGCTGGAACCGCGGGGTGGTTCGTGTACAACTACCTTGCCAAACGAGCCGAGGGCATCTCTACCAAAGATCTCATCACGGCTCCGGTCACGGTGGCGCCGTTTGACCACATCGTGTTGGAACAAGGCGAGATCGAAAGCAGCAGCAATATCGAAGTCACCTGCCAAGTCGAATCGCGAGGCAATAATTCGGGCACCGCCATCCTGTGGGTGATCGACGAAGGGACTCGCGTTTCCAAAGGCGACAAGCTGGTCGAGTTAGACGCATCGCAACTCGAACTGACACTGAAAGAATCACGGATTCAAGTGATCACCGCTGCGGCAAACGTCGCGACCGCAAAAGCGTTGGTCGAACAAGCCACGATCGCTCGCCAAGAATATCTCGAAGGGGTATTCAAAACCGAAGAAAGGGCGATCCTGAGTGAAAAGGCGATCGCCGAACAAGAGCTTCGCAAAAACCAATTGGCGCTGCAAAGTAGCGAGCGATTGGTCGCCAAGGGACTCGTCAAATCGCTGCAACTTGATGCAGACAAGTACGCCGTGGCAAACGCACGAAACCAACTGCAAGCCGCCGAGGGACGTCTGCGGGTCCTGCGCGAGCTGACCCAACGCAAGATGCTGGTCCAATTCGATAGTGACATCGAAGCGGCCAAAGCTCAGCTTGCCGCAGCCGAAAGCGGGTTGGCCGAAGAGGAGCAAGAGCTGGCCGACGTCAAAAAGCAGATTGAGAACTGCGTGATTGTCGCTCCATCGGACGGCGTGGTGGTCCATGCGAACCGTTACAGTTCACGAGGCGGTAACGCCGAATTTGTGGTCGAAGCAGGAGCCACGGTGCGTGAACGCCAAGCCATCATTCGCTTGCCCGACCCAAGCCAGATGCAAGTGAAGTGCAAAATCAATGAGTCGCGAATCACATTGATCCAGGCGGGGATGCCGGCCAAGATCGCCGTGGAATCGGTCGCTGGGTTGCAACTAAAGGGAGCGGTGGTCAAGGTCAACCGCTATGCCGAACCAGGCAGTTTTTTCAGTTCGTCGATCAAAGAATATGCCACCTGGGTCGAAATCATCAATCCGCCGGACAATATCCGCACCGGAATGACGGCCGAGGTGCAAATCTTTGTAGAACAAATTCCCGACGCCATGCAAATTCCGATTCAAGGACTGTACGAACACGGCGGCAAAATGTACTCGTTGGTGAAAACGGGACCGCAGTCGTTCGAAACACGCGAAGTCACGATCCGCGCCACCAATGACACGATGGCCTGTATCGATGAAGGACTTGAAGAAGGCGAAACGGTGGTGCTGAATCTGCGTTCGTACCTGACGCTGATGGACTTGCCCGAGCTGGAACAAACCGACAACAGCGACATGCGAGAAATCGCCGCCGAACGTGCTCTCGATTCCGCTCGCAGCGCCGAGCCGATGGACGCGACCGAAGACGGACCAAGCGGTCCAATGGACGGTCCCCCACGCGGCCGCGGTCCCGGTGGCATGGGCCCCGGTGGTAAAGGCCCCGGCGGCAAGGGTCCCGGTAATCAAGGTCCTGACAATCAAGGTCCTGGCAATCAAGAATTCCGTAACCCGCGTCCCGGCGGAGGCAGCTCGGCCGAAGGTGGACGTCCCGATCCCGCGACGATTGCGAACACGCGGATTCAGCAATCCGACACCGACGGCGACGGCAAACTGTCCAAGGATGAAATCGCGGCCGTCGAAGATGAACGACGACGCGAATCGCTGGTCGAAGCGGACAGTGATGGTGATGGCATGGTGACGGAGTCCGAATTGACCGCCGCGATGGAAAAACGCATGTCGCAGGGTGGTGGAGGCCCGCGATGA
- a CDS encoding UDPGP type 1 family protein, whose amino-acid sequence MNLESLKSKLAKYSQEHVLDYWDELSDEERQNLAAQIEEIDFETIATLVAGKDEKIDFESLAANAKTPPSVRADGSGAQWSVQEALQRGEAALRAGEVGAILVAGGQGTRLGFDQPKGMFPIGPVSGRTLFQIFADRLLAIGKKYGVAIPFYIMTSDATDAETRAYFKDNDYLGMSPDDVRIFRQGTMPAVDAETGKLLMASKSSLALSPDGHGGTVRALDRNGCLEDAKQRGVKYLSYFQVDNPLVNVCEPTLIGHHLLSGSEMTTQVIRKRYATEKVGNIALAEGKVQVIEYSDLPQKAAEATDADGQLILWAGSIGVHVIDVDFLCRASQNTSSLPFHRAQKKVPYLDANQNLVTPSEPNAVKFEKFIFDLLPSAKNAFVVEVLPSEGFAPVKNADGAENDTPKLAREAIVAQHRRWLEAAGATVAEGVKVEINPRFSLTPEELRTKIPANLKIDADRYFEP is encoded by the coding sequence ATGAATCTCGAGTCATTGAAATCGAAACTCGCTAAATATTCACAAGAGCATGTCCTGGATTACTGGGACGAACTCTCGGACGAAGAACGCCAAAATTTGGCCGCTCAAATCGAGGAAATCGACTTCGAAACGATTGCGACGCTGGTGGCGGGCAAGGACGAGAAAATCGATTTCGAATCGCTGGCAGCCAATGCAAAAACACCTCCTTCGGTCCGCGCCGACGGCAGCGGGGCCCAGTGGAGCGTCCAGGAAGCACTGCAGCGGGGCGAAGCGGCGTTGCGAGCAGGCGAAGTCGGCGCGATCCTGGTCGCCGGTGGCCAGGGAACCCGGCTGGGGTTTGACCAACCCAAAGGGATGTTTCCGATCGGTCCCGTCTCGGGCCGCACGCTGTTTCAGATTTTTGCCGACCGATTGTTGGCGATTGGCAAAAAGTACGGCGTCGCCATTCCGTTCTACATCATGACCAGCGATGCGACCGACGCGGAAACGCGAGCTTATTTCAAAGACAACGATTATTTGGGCATGTCGCCCGATGATGTGCGGATTTTTCGCCAAGGCACGATGCCCGCGGTGGATGCCGAGACCGGCAAACTGTTGATGGCTTCGAAAAGCTCGTTGGCACTCAGCCCCGATGGTCATGGCGGAACCGTGCGAGCACTCGACCGCAATGGATGTCTCGAGGATGCCAAACAACGCGGCGTCAAGTATTTGTCTTACTTTCAAGTCGACAATCCGCTGGTCAACGTGTGCGAACCGACCTTGATCGGACACCACTTGTTGTCGGGCAGCGAGATGACGACCCAGGTCATCCGCAAACGCTATGCAACAGAAAAAGTCGGAAACATCGCTTTGGCCGAAGGCAAGGTACAAGTGATTGAATACAGCGACTTGCCTCAAAAAGCAGCCGAAGCGACCGATGCGGACGGCCAATTAATCCTGTGGGCCGGCAGCATCGGGGTGCATGTGATCGACGTCGACTTCCTGTGCCGAGCCAGCCAAAACACGTCATCGCTGCCATTCCACCGGGCTCAGAAAAAGGTGCCTTATCTGGATGCCAATCAAAATCTGGTCACCCCGAGCGAACCCAACGCGGTGAAATTCGAGAAATTTATCTTCGATTTGTTGCCGAGTGCAAAAAACGCGTTTGTGGTCGAAGTGCTGCCGAGTGAAGGGTTTGCGCCGGTGAAGAATGCTGACGGAGCGGAGAACGATACACCTAAATTAGCCAGAGAAGCGATCGTCGCGCAACATCGCCGCTGGCTCGAGGCGGCCGGGGCGACCGTGGCCGAGGGAGTCAAGGTGGAGATCAACCCCCGATTTTCGTTAACACCCGAAGAGCTTCGCACAAAGATTCCCGCGAATTTGAAGATCGATGCCGATCGTTATTTTGAGCCCTGA
- a CDS encoding lipoate--protein ligase family protein, whose translation MQIVTHPLTKASHQIAMDEALLLIAEEQTSRAGGTCEFVRVWEFEHPTVIVGRSSRVAEEVDVEFCRSQGIPIFRRCSGGASVVGGPGCLMYSVVLDLDQRPELARIDVTHQFVMQHLQTAVNRQFRGETETARFQGTCDLTFNNCKFSGNSMRMARNHVLYHGTLLYDGDLALIARCLKFAPRQPDYRAERDHEQFITNVQVDPANLGRDVVDVFGGREIWPEPLPQAQIQQLCEQRYENTGWNFSR comes from the coding sequence ATGCAGATTGTCACCCACCCCCTGACCAAAGCCTCCCATCAGATCGCGATGGACGAAGCATTGTTGCTGATCGCGGAAGAGCAAACGTCTCGTGCGGGGGGAACGTGTGAATTCGTTCGTGTCTGGGAATTCGAGCACCCGACGGTCATCGTCGGTCGATCGTCGCGGGTGGCCGAAGAAGTCGACGTCGAATTCTGTCGCAGCCAAGGGATCCCCATCTTTCGCCGCTGTAGCGGAGGCGCCTCGGTCGTCGGCGGTCCGGGATGCTTGATGTACAGCGTGGTACTCGATTTGGACCAGCGTCCCGAACTGGCTCGTATCGACGTGACCCATCAATTTGTGATGCAGCACCTACAAACGGCGGTCAATCGACAATTCCGCGGCGAGACCGAGACGGCTCGATTCCAGGGGACGTGTGACTTGACGTTCAACAATTGCAAGTTCTCGGGAAACAGCATGCGAATGGCTCGCAATCATGTGCTGTATCATGGCACGCTGCTGTATGACGGTGATTTGGCGTTGATTGCCCGCTGTTTAAAATTTGCGCCGCGACAGCCGGATTACCGTGCCGAACGGGATCATGAACAATTCATCACCAATGTTCAGGTCGACCCGGCCAACCTAGGACGTGATGTGGTCGATGTGTTCGGGGGCCGAGAAATTTGGCCGGAACCGTTACCACAGGCACAGATCCAACAGCTGTGCGAACAGCGATATGAGAACACCGGATGGAATTTCTCGCGTTAG